A DNA window from Agrobacterium vaccinii contains the following coding sequences:
- a CDS encoding sensor domain-containing phosphodiesterase, whose product MQNEIARLSTLRSLRLLDTLPSENFDRITRLAASIFGLPIAAVSLTDTNRQWFKSKVGVDHHEIPRDRAPCANVAESRVPFVIRDFQEDECYVDSTLGCAGIRFYAGAPLLTADGFGLGALCVLGTEPRDVTEAEMTTLCDLAAMVMAQIELTHALGRIEPSSGLPNRFQLMNDLSDAVVRGETGERIISLLDLAQTEQFERLSRVLGPSYLDTVIQTVSAKLNEHVGSNGAAYHVGPTQFAFFSPERIAAEDYAPVLAAMLSEIEGNSETHISMTPSVGMVAFDPQGMTPEDIIRSLQSAVQDARQSPNKIGMFSAATDLRHRRNYRILQDFRAALTAPDQLSLVFQPRLDVTTGEICSAEALLRWDHPVLGPLSPVEFIPVVEASSLGRELTEWVLDEALSNLAAWASEGIVFKLSLNLSALDLEEHDFFERLMVKFATFGIEPDQIELELTETVMMKETDGVFDLLNQLKAVGVKLAIDDFGTGYSSLAYLQKLPADVVKIDRSFVSDMENGNRERVLVRSMIDLSHSLGYRVVAEGVETQEVANLLEAMGCDEIQGYWLSRPVRSGALLDWLVERRHPAVLMAG is encoded by the coding sequence ATGCAGAACGAAATTGCACGCCTTTCAACTCTTAGAAGTCTGCGTTTGCTCGACACTCTACCCAGTGAAAATTTTGACCGTATCACACGGCTCGCCGCCAGCATTTTCGGGCTACCCATCGCAGCCGTTTCGCTGACCGATACGAACAGGCAATGGTTTAAATCAAAGGTCGGTGTCGATCACCACGAAATACCGCGCGACAGGGCGCCTTGCGCCAATGTGGCCGAAAGCAGGGTGCCATTCGTTATCCGCGATTTCCAAGAAGATGAATGTTACGTCGACAGCACCCTCGGTTGCGCGGGTATCCGGTTTTACGCCGGTGCACCGTTGCTGACTGCCGATGGTTTTGGCCTCGGCGCACTCTGTGTTCTCGGCACCGAGCCGCGCGACGTGACCGAAGCCGAAATGACGACGCTCTGCGATCTGGCGGCTATGGTGATGGCCCAGATCGAACTCACGCACGCGCTGGGCCGCATCGAGCCGTCGAGCGGTCTGCCCAATCGCTTTCAGCTAATGAACGACCTTTCAGATGCCGTCGTGAGAGGGGAAACGGGCGAACGTATCATCAGCCTGCTCGACTTAGCCCAGACCGAACAGTTCGAGCGCCTGTCCCGTGTGCTTGGTCCATCCTATCTCGATACGGTCATCCAGACTGTTTCCGCCAAGCTTAACGAGCACGTCGGTTCCAACGGTGCTGCCTATCACGTCGGGCCAACGCAATTTGCTTTCTTTTCGCCGGAACGGATTGCTGCCGAAGATTACGCGCCGGTGCTGGCGGCAATGCTGAGTGAGATCGAAGGCAACAGCGAAACCCATATTTCGATGACGCCGTCTGTCGGCATGGTTGCCTTCGATCCGCAGGGCATGACACCGGAAGATATCATTAGATCGTTGCAAAGTGCTGTGCAGGATGCGCGACAGAGCCCGAACAAGATCGGCATGTTCTCCGCCGCAACCGATTTGCGCCATAGACGTAACTATAGAATTCTCCAGGATTTCCGCGCAGCTTTGACCGCTCCAGACCAACTGTCTCTCGTCTTCCAGCCGCGTCTAGATGTCACAACGGGTGAAATTTGCAGCGCAGAAGCCCTGTTGCGGTGGGATCATCCAGTACTCGGGCCGCTTTCGCCTGTCGAGTTCATTCCGGTTGTGGAGGCCTCCTCTCTGGGACGTGAACTGACGGAGTGGGTGCTGGACGAAGCGCTCTCCAATCTTGCCGCTTGGGCCAGCGAAGGGATTGTCTTCAAACTGTCTCTCAATCTTTCTGCGCTGGACCTCGAAGAGCATGATTTCTTCGAGCGCCTGATGGTGAAATTCGCGACATTCGGCATTGAACCGGATCAGATCGAGCTGGAGTTGACCGAAACCGTCATGATGAAGGAGACGGACGGTGTTTTCGACCTTCTCAATCAGCTCAAGGCGGTTGGCGTAAAGCTTGCGATCGATGATTTCGGGACAGGCTACAGTAGCCTTGCCTACCTCCAGAAGCTTCCGGCAGATGTCGTCAAGATTGACCGCTCTTTCGTCTCCGACATGGAAAACGGCAATCGCGAACGGGTGCTGGTCCGCTCCATGATCGACCTCTCCCATAGCCTCGGCTACCGCGTCGTCGCGGAAGGAGTGGAGACACAGGAGGTCGCAAATCTGCTGGAAGCCATGGGTTGCGATGAAATCCAGGGTTACTGGCTGTCGCGCCCGGTCCGAAGCGGTGCGCTGCTGGATTGGCTGGTGGAGCGCAGGCACCCCGCCGTCTTGATGGCCGGGTAA
- the paoC gene encoding aldehyde oxidoreductase molybdenum-binding subunit PaoC, with translation MKFDKPATTNPIDRLKVVGQPIRRIDGELKTTGGAKYAYEWHDADIAYAYGYPVGSAISKGRIKSIDASAAKKAPGVLTVVTALDVGKREKGEYNTAHLFGGDVIEHYHQAVAVVVAETFEQARAAASLVKVDYAEEKGVFDLAAEKGNAEKPDESQKPDTAFGDFDAAFSAAEITLDETYTTPDQSHAMMEPHASIAAWNGDELTVWTSSQMIDWWRSDLATTLGIEKDKIHLMSPFIGGGFGGKLFLRADAVLAAFAAKEAGRPVKVALPRPLINNNTTHRPATIQRIRIGAGRDGKITAIGHESWSGNLPDGAPETAVNQTRLLYAGANRMTAMRLATLDLPEGNAMRAPGEAPGLMALEIAVDEMAEKLGMDPIEFRISNDTQVDPENPERPFSHRDLIGCLKLGAERFGWADRPKIAAKRQGNWMIGVGVAAAFRDNLVLPSAARVKLGQDGIITVETDMTDIGTGSYTIIAQTAAEMMGVTVDRVAVQLGDSRFPISAGSGGQFGANSSTSGVYAACVKLREAIAQKLGFNSDDAVFEDGVVKSGNRSVPLAEAAGAEGLVGEDKMEWGDLTKTHQQSTFGAHFVEVGVDVATGETRIRRMLAVCAAGRILNPVTARSQVIGAMTMGAGGALTEELAVDTRRGFFVNHDLAGYEVPVHADIPRQEVIFLDETDPMSSPMKAKGVGELGLCGVSAAIANAIYNATGVRLRHYPMTLDKLIGALPDVA, from the coding sequence ATGAAGTTCGATAAGCCAGCAACGACCAACCCCATTGACCGTCTCAAAGTGGTCGGTCAGCCTATCCGCCGCATCGACGGCGAATTGAAGACCACAGGCGGCGCCAAATATGCCTATGAGTGGCATGACGCGGATATTGCCTATGCCTATGGATACCCCGTGGGTTCAGCTATCTCCAAGGGACGCATCAAGTCCATTGATGCTTCCGCCGCGAAAAAAGCGCCGGGTGTTTTGACCGTCGTTACGGCGCTCGATGTCGGTAAGCGAGAGAAGGGCGAATACAACACTGCTCATCTGTTTGGCGGTGATGTCATCGAACATTATCATCAGGCGGTTGCTGTCGTTGTAGCGGAGACATTTGAACAGGCGCGCGCTGCGGCTTCACTGGTCAAAGTAGACTACGCTGAAGAAAAGGGTGTGTTCGATCTGGCTGCCGAAAAAGGCAATGCCGAGAAGCCGGATGAATCCCAAAAACCCGATACGGCATTCGGCGATTTTGACGCCGCTTTCAGCGCTGCCGAGATCACGCTGGATGAAACCTATACCACCCCCGACCAATCCCATGCGATGATGGAGCCACATGCGTCCATCGCAGCTTGGAATGGCGATGAGCTGACGGTATGGACATCCAGTCAGATGATCGACTGGTGGCGTTCCGATCTTGCAACGACGCTTGGCATCGAAAAGGACAAGATCCATTTGATGTCGCCGTTTATCGGTGGCGGGTTCGGCGGCAAATTGTTCTTGCGTGCCGATGCTGTCCTCGCAGCCTTTGCGGCCAAGGAGGCAGGGCGTCCGGTCAAGGTGGCGCTGCCGCGTCCGCTGATCAACAACAACACTACCCACCGGCCAGCAACCATCCAGCGCATTCGCATCGGTGCGGGACGCGATGGCAAGATCACCGCCATCGGCCACGAAAGCTGGTCGGGCAACCTGCCGGATGGCGCGCCGGAAACGGCAGTCAACCAGACGCGGCTGCTTTATGCTGGCGCCAACCGTATGACGGCAATGCGGCTCGCGACGCTCGACCTGCCGGAAGGCAACGCCATGCGTGCGCCCGGCGAGGCGCCCGGTCTCATGGCACTCGAAATCGCTGTTGATGAAATGGCTGAAAAGCTCGGCATGGACCCGATCGAGTTTCGTATTTCCAACGATACGCAGGTCGATCCTGAAAACCCCGAACGTCCGTTCTCCCATCGAGATTTGATAGGCTGTCTGAAACTCGGTGCAGAACGTTTTGGCTGGGCAGATCGTCCGAAGATCGCGGCCAAGCGACAGGGAAACTGGATGATCGGCGTGGGCGTGGCGGCGGCTTTCCGTGACAATCTCGTTCTGCCATCTGCCGCGCGCGTCAAACTCGGCCAAGATGGTATCATCACGGTTGAAACCGATATGACGGACATCGGCACCGGCAGCTACACCATCATTGCGCAGACCGCTGCGGAAATGATGGGTGTGACCGTGGACCGGGTTGCCGTACAACTCGGCGACTCCCGCTTTCCTATCTCGGCAGGCTCTGGCGGGCAGTTCGGTGCCAACTCCTCGACATCAGGCGTTTATGCCGCCTGCGTCAAACTTCGCGAAGCCATCGCTCAGAAACTCGGCTTCAACTCTGACGATGCTGTGTTCGAAGACGGCGTGGTGAAATCCGGCAATCGCTCCGTTCCTCTTGCTGAGGCGGCGGGTGCGGAAGGTCTGGTCGGTGAGGACAAGATGGAGTGGGGTGACCTCACGAAAACCCATCAGCAATCAACATTCGGCGCGCATTTTGTGGAAGTCGGCGTCGATGTCGCAACCGGTGAGACACGCATTCGCCGCATGCTGGCAGTCTGTGCCGCTGGGCGCATCCTCAATCCCGTAACGGCGCGTAGTCAGGTCATCGGCGCCATGACGATGGGCGCCGGTGGGGCGTTGACGGAGGAACTGGCCGTGGACACGCGCCGGGGTTTCTTCGTCAACCACGATCTGGCGGGCTACGAAGTACCGGTGCACGCCGACATTCCGCGACAAGAGGTGATCTTCCTCGATGAGACCGATCCGATGTCTTCGCCCATGAAGGCTAAGGGGGTTGGTGAGCTTGGTCTTTGCGGCGTGTCGGCGGCCATCGCCAATGCGATATACAACGCAACCGGCGTTCGTCTTCGCCACTACCCGATGACACTGGATAAGCTGATTGGTGCGTTGCCCGACGTTGCCTGA